The Mycolicibacterium monacense genome contains the following window.
CCGGTTCGCTGTGGCCTGCGACGTTCGGCCTGGCGTGCTGCGCGATCGAGATGATGTCCACCGCCGGGCCGCGGTTCGACATCTCCCGGTTCGGTATGGAGCGCTTCTCGGCGACACCGCGGCAGGCCGACCTGATGATCGTCGCGGGCCGGGTCAGCCAGAAGATGGCACCGGTGCTGCGGCAGATCTACGACCAGATGGCCGAACCGAAATGGGTGCTCGCGATGGGGGTGTGCGCATCCTCGGGCGGCATGTTCAACAACTACGCGATCGTGCAGGGTGTCGACCACGTGGTCCCGGTGGACATCTACCTGCCCGGCTGCCCGCCGCGCCCGGAGATGCTGCTTCACGCAATCATCAAGCTGCACGAGAAGATTC
Protein-coding sequences here:
- a CDS encoding NuoB/complex I 20 kDa subunit family protein translates to MGLEERLPGGILLSTVEKVAGYVRAGSLWPATFGLACCAIEMMSTAGPRFDISRFGMERFSATPRQADLMIVAGRVSQKMAPVLRQIYDQMAEPKWVLAMGVCASSGGMFNNYAIVQGVDHVVPVDIYLPGCPPRPEMLLHAIIKLHEKIQQMPLGVNRDEAIREAEQAALAVPSTIELKGLLR